GAGGGGCACCCGCCGGGTCCCTTCTCCCTTCTGTGTTTCCAGGGGAGGACATCCTCAGTCCTCGTGCGTGCTCGTCGTCGTCGGGCCCCAGGTCTCCTGGTCCTCACGCTTGAAGAAGATCGATTGGACGAAGCGTAGGAGCAGGAGGGGAAACGAGAACATAGCAGCGGGGGAGGGGCGCTTCGCCGAGGAATGTGCCGAGCCAGTGGAGTTGGAGGTGGCTCCCCTGGCGTGTCGTGCCGAGTCGTGCGGCTCAAGTTCTTTGACACTCTCTCGGCTTTTATTTACACAAGGAGGAAGCATGCAGAAGGTGTGCTGGGGAAAACTGCACATATTGGTCGTGCTGTTGTCTTTTGGTTTTGCGTGTGGTCCTGCCCCGGTAGAGGCGGGTAGCACCTCGATAGGCACCGCGTCGCCTGTACGCACCGACAGTCAATGGAGTGGCATCCTCGGAAATCCAGTGGCAGGCACTGGGCGCATCTTTCATGGAGGCTACCAGTATACGGTGGCGTTGAAGGTAGATGGCACCGCTTGGGCTTGGGGTAACAACAATAGCGGCCAGCTTGGTGATGGTACTGACATCCATCGCAGCGCCCCAGTTCAGGTGCAGAACCTCTCTGGGGTTGCCGCTATCGCCGCAGGTGGCTCGCATACGATGGCATTGAAAACAGATGGCACCGTCTGGGCTTGGGGCCAAAACGCAGACGGTCGGCTCGGCGACGGAACCAATATCAGCCGCCATACGCCAATTCAGGCGCAGGGCCTCTCTGAGGTTGTAGCCATCGCCGCAAGTGATGCGCACTCGCTAGCGCTCAAGACAGATGGCACCGTCTGGGCTTGGGGGTACAATGGCTCCGGTCGGCTCGGCGACGGAACCAGCATCAGTCGCTACACACCAATCCAGGTGCAGAACTTCTCTGGGGTTGCAGCCATTGCCGTGGGTGGCCTGCATACGATGGCGTTGAAAATGGATGGCACCGTCTGGGCTTGGGGCGGCAATGTCTACGGCCAGCTTGGCGACGGGACCACAACCGATCGCCGCGTGCCAACTCAGATACAGGGCCTCTCTGGGGTTGCGGCCGTGGTAGCAGGTGGCGCTCATGCGGTGGCGCTCAAGACGGATGGCACCCTCTGGGCTTGGGGCCACAACACATCTGGCCAGCTCGGCGACGGGACCAAAACAAACCGCTCCACGCCAGTTCAGATCCAGGGTCTCTCTGGGGTTGCGGCCATCGCTGCGGGTGGTCACCACTCGCTAGTGCTCAAGGCAGATGGCACCGTCTGGACTTGGGGCGACAACAGATTCGGTCAACTCGGCGACGTTACCAGAACCAACCGCACTACTCCGGTTCAGGTACAGGGCCTCTCGGGGGTCGTAGCCATCTCCGCAGGTGGTTATCACTCGCTAGCGCTCAAGGCAGATGGCACCATCTGGGCTTGGGGTCTCAACAACACCGGTCAACTCGGCAACGGCATCATGGACGGCCTGAGCCTCACCCCGGTTCAAGTACAGGGGTTCCAATTGTAGGAGAGGGAAGGGTAGACCGGGCCCATGCGCTGAAAAGGCGGCGGGCCCGGTTTTTCGCAGGTTCTTGTGTCGTCGGAGCATGTAGCCGCGGATGTAGCCTGTCGCGTACGAGGGGGCTTCAGAACCACCCCTTTCAAGGTCGATGGCAGGTGTTTCTTCTAGAAGGTCAACCAGGGAAGGAATGGCGAGCCAAGGCGACTTCGTACTCTATCAGGACATAGCCATTCAATGGAGCGCCCATCACTGGACGCTCTTGGGGTTGTCTGGTCTCTTGGGTGTCTCGGTTTCTTCCCAGCTCAGGAGAGCTTCTCTCCTTTGAGCACACGCGCTGTCGCCACGTGTTTGCGCACTGCCTCCCCCGGAGCGTAGCCCTTCTTCACCTTCTTCTTGGCTGCCCGGGGATGTTTGCGCAACGTCGCCGGCTTCACCTTCTTCGCCATTTCCAACAGGTCCGCACTCAGTTGCTCGGCGGATTGCACTTCCTGCTCGGCCCACTCCTCTGGCTCCACCATCACCATCATCCCTCCGTAGGTGAACTTCACCTCGGCGGCGATGTAGTAGGTGGACACTTGCATGTTGCTTGCCTCCAAGTCATGGCTGGCTTCCACTGCTGACTTCACCACTGACAACGCATTGTAGGCCAGCACCGCCACCCCAAAGGCCAGCAGTGCCGCTCGCGGCTTGCCCAGCCTCCTCACCTCGCTTTCCAGTACGGCCTCCAACTCTCCAAACATCCCCTCTATCGTCCAGCGCTTCCTGTACAACTCCGCCACCTCCAGGGCGCTCTTCTTCTCCGCCGGCACATTCGTGAGCAGTCGGATGACTGTCTCCCCATCCTCCGTTGGCTCATCCAAATGCACTTCAATTCGTCTCAGCTCCAGCGGTCTCTCTCCCTCCACCCTCACCGCCTGCTCGTACACCCTCCCCGTCTGCCCTCGTCCCACTTCTTGCTTCTCTCCCAGCGCGCTCGGATTGGGCGACACTCCATGCTCTCGAATGATGAAGGCCGCTTTCTTCTCCTCCATCGCTCGCAAAATCCCGCTCGTGCTGAAGTTCCTGTCCGCCAGCCACAGTTCCCCCTCCCTCACTCGCTCCAGCACCGGCCCCATCAACGCCCTCTCCTGTGCATGCGCATCCTCCGCGGGCAGCACATCCACCACCAACCCCAGCTCCGGCGCATACACCGCCAAGGACTGTCCGGGCAGTGCTGCTCCTCGGAAGTTTCTCAGCGGCTCGAGCCTCTTCTCGCTGGCCGGCAGGTGATTGCCATCCAAGACTCGCACCTGGTAGCCCGCCGCCCACGGCCCTTGTTTCTTCATGGGCCGTACCACGGGCAACAATCTCTCCGCGCTCCCTTGCACCAGCGCTCGCACCACCTGGGGCTCGGCGCGCTGTGCTTCAAACACCTCATCAATCCATTGCGAACTCAGGGCGTGCTCAAGCGTGCGGCGCACCATCACCGTGACGGGACTGCGCTGCGTGAACCGCTCCACAATTGCATTCAAGGCCACGTTCATTCCTCCGCGGATGGGCGCGAGGAATTCGTCTTGGCCGTCCGATTCTCCGGACCCACCTCCGCCCAGGTGGGCGTTCACCTTCCCACCTGACCGCTATGGTAGCACCCTCCACATGACCTTGAAAGTGGTGCGTTTGAAGGCCCTATTGAACGAGGCCTCTCTCTGGTAGCCGATGGCCGCCGAGAGCTCGCTCGGCACGGGCACCTCGCTGACCTGGTGCCCGTGCGCTGCCTGCTTCAGTAGCAGAGGTAGTTGTCGCTCCAGCCGTGTGCGGAATCCAAGGGCTCATTCCACGCGACGCAGGTCTTGTTGGCGATGGGGCCTGAGTTGGACCACTGGAATTGAAGCGTGCTGTTGGTGGACACACAGATGTAGTTATTACCCCAGCCGTGGGCGGAGTCGTTGGGCTCGTCCACGAGCGTGCACCGCTTGCCGGCGATGGTCCCCGTGGCGCTGAAAGCCAGGCCTTCGGCCTGATCGGTGCACAGGAAGTTGTCCTTCCAGCCATCCGGGTCGTTCGGCTCGTTGAGCTCGGCGCAGTGGGTACCCATGATCTTCCCCGCGGGGGAGAAGGCGAGCCTTTGCGTGTAGCACAGGTAGTTGTTTTCCCAGTTGTTGGGATCGGCCGGTTCATTCCACGACGCGCAGCGCATCCCGGCGACCGGGCCCAGCGAGGAATAGGTGAACTGCAGAGGGCTGTAGGTGGGCACGCAGATGTAGTTGTCGAGCCAGCCATTGAGATCGAGGACCTCGGTGATCTGGGTGCAGCGCTTCGTGAGCAGGGGCGGGAGTCCCGAATTATGCCAGCTCACCCCCTCGGAACCCGCGGTGCAGAGGTAGTTGTCCGCCCAGCCATGGTTGTAATCGGCCGGCTCGTTGACCAGGGTGCACGCGGAGGGGAACGGAGAATACTGGGACCGGAACTCGACGGGAGCCACACCATAGATCTTGCGCAAACCCTGAACGTCCAAGGTGCTCAAGGTCTTCCGGTTCCACTGGGCGCAGTAACTCATGGACGAGTCGGGGTCGTACTGGGTGATGACCTGGCCATCGGGCTGCTGATTGATGGTGTTATTACAGTAGCCGGGCGTGTTGGGTGTGTTTTCGGGAGAGTCCTGCTCGTGGTAGAAGCCCAGGGCGTGGCCAAACTCATGCAGGGCGATGACGCGGATGCAATATTCGCGATCATCTCCTGGCGCCCATGCGTCATCAACAGCGTCATTACAGGACTGGCTCCAGTTGGCGAAGGTGAAGTTGAGATACATGCTGGGGTTTTCACTGGTGACGCCGACGTAGGACCTCGCGTTGGAGTCCTCCTCCTTGATGCGGATGGCATTCACGGGAGTATTGGCGTTACAGGCGTCCCAGCCCGTGAAGCGGACACTGCTGTTATTGTCCCACTGTTCCTCGACAGTCTGCCTCACCCACGTCTTATACGAGTTCGAGTTGGCCGTGGTCCAGCAAACGGGAATGACAGTGATGCCCGAGGCGTCCGCGGGCCAGTAGCTGCCGGTCTTTCCATAGAGCGCCTCGCCCTGTGAACCCACGGCCACGACTTCCCTGTCCAGGACGCGCCGGGTCTCGGGTTCGCAAGCCACAAGAAGCGAGGAGAGCAATAAAAGAATCCGGGTTACCCCGTTGTCACGCAAGGAAATCTTCATTGACGGACTTTCTGTGGAGTTTGTTTTACTGCAAGTGAATTTGTAACACAGTGTGAAAGAGGGGCCAAGTGAAGACTTGATGCCCCGCAGGGCGATAGGAATTGCTGGGCTGGAATAATCCACCAAGCCAACCTGAGGACACGCCGAGGCTCAAGGTTTCAAACGCCTGGTGTCCGTCAGGAATACAGCCGCGGAGATGTCAGCGGCATGCCCTACGAGGGGCTGGATGGCCCCCAACCCCGTGCCCCCCCCGGCCTCAGCTGTGGACCGGGCGGGGGCGTGGCGCACCGAGTCGAGGCCCTGACCCACGAGGCCTACAGCCCGTTGACCGGGCCCGGGACGTTGCGCGGGGTGGTGCCGCCGTCACCGAGCTGGCCCGAGGCGTTGGAGCCCCAGGATCGCACGGTGCCGTCCGAGAGCAGCGCCAGCGAGTGGTTGCCGCCCGCCGCGACGGCCACCACGCCCGTGAGGCCGGTGACTGACACGGCCATGGTGCGGCTGCTGTTCGTGCCGTTGCCGGCCTGTCCCGCGAAGTTCTCACCCCAGGCGCGCACCGTGCCGTTGGAGAGCAGGGCGAGTGAGTGCGTGAAGCCCGCGGACACGGCCACGGCGCCCGCGACACCGGGCACGGGCGCCGGCAGCTTGCGGAAGCTGGTCATGGTGCCGTCACCCAGCTCGCCATACCCATTGGAGCCCCAGGCGAACACCGTCCCGTCCGAGCGCACCGCCAGCGAGTAGAAGTTGCCACCCGCGAGCGCCACCACGTTCGTCAGGCCGCTGACGGCCACGGGGGCCGTGCGGCCCTGTTGTGTGCCGTCACCCAGCTGGCCCACGGTGTTGTGGCCCCAGGCGCGCACCGTGCCGTTGGAGAGCAGTGCCAGCGAGTGCTGCGCACCGGCCGCGATGGCCACCACGTTGCTCAGCCCCGGGACGATGCCAGGGACATGGCGGTCGGTGGTGCTCCCGTCCCCGAGCTGGCCGCTGGCGTTGTCACCCCACGCGCGCACGGTGCCGTCGGCGAGCAGCGCGAGCGAGTGGACGCCTCCGGAGGCGATGGCCACCACTCCAGACAGACTCGGCACGACTACGGGCGCGAGGCGCGTCGTGGTGGTGCCGTCGCCGAGCTGGCCGTTGTCGTTGTAGCCCCAGGCGCGCACGGTTCCATCGGCGAGCAACGCCAGACCATGGCCGCTGTCACAGGCGATGGCCGTCACCGAGGCAAGCCCCAGCGTGCTCACGGGCAGCTTTCGTCCCACGGTCGTCCCGTCGCCGAGCTGCGCCCTGTCGTTGGAACCCCAGGCACGGACGTCTCCGCCCGTGCTGAGGAACAGCGAATGATGGTGCCCCGCCGCCAGGCGCAGCCGGTCCGGGTTCGTGGCCAGCAGGGATTGCACTCGCGAGCCCGGGCTCGCTTCACCTTCCTCCGGAGACACACCACACGCGCTCAGCAGCAGGCCGCCCACCAGCGGGAGGAATGACAGCCAACGGCGTGGAGGCCGCCGCCGTGACACAGGGGTTTCGACAGACATGACACGCTCTCTCTTCCGTTGTGCCGAGGGTTGTTTCCATCGGCTTGCGGGAAACGGCGGGGCGCTGGATTCTTCCCGGGAAGGCAGGGGGCTTGCCCTGACGGCGCCGCCGCTCCAGGCTGAGGTGCATGGGTTCCACTCCGCGCGCCTCGCTGCTCTGGTGGTTCTCTCGTAGGGGAGTGCTGTCCCTGCTGCTCGCGCTGGCCGGCTGCGCGCCGAAGCTCGAGCTGTCGCACGGCTTCATGAGGGCGGACCCGGAGCGGAACTTCCTGCTCTACCTGCAGGACAACACCCTGGTGCGAAGGCAGGGCGAAAAGGAGCAACGCATCCCTCTGGCGCGCTTCTGCTGCCTTCCGGAAGGGGCGCTGTCCGACTCGACGAACTTCGAGATCTTCCCCGGCGGGAAGCAGGCAGTCGTGTTCTCGAAGCAGAGCCGGGGCGGAGGAGGCGAGAGGTTGGCCCCGGCACGAGGGCCACCCCAGGCCGTGTGGTGTTGAGGATCAAGACAGCCAACAGGCCCAGGCTCCTGCCACGCACCTGATGGGAGCGCGGCCTGGGCAGGCCTGTGCCCCAAGGGGGCTCAAGCGGCCTGTCCACCGGCCGGGAGCATCGCTCGGGCGGCCCCGTCAGCGGCCCTCCTCGGCCCCTCTGCACCCTCCCTCCCCCTCAACAGGGCCCCCATCTTTCCTTGGCGTCTGTTTACTCGAGCGATGCGGCCCTCCACCGGGCGCGGTCGTCACCTCGTCCGGGTGGCGCGACGAAGCGGCAGCCGTCCGCGAGCCTCCGGATGGCTCCGTCGCCGTCAAAAGCTCACCTGCGCTGAGCGAAGCAGTGAGAGGCACGGTGATGCCGCCCTCATCTTCCGGCACCTCCAGCTCCCACAGCTTGTCGCCCGCCTCTACGAGCGCTCGCTGAACTTCCCTCACCGCGTCTTCGCGCGAATAGGGCCCCAACTGCGTCAGCCGCGCACGCATGACGGTTTCCAGTTCGGCGGCCGTAGCGAAGCGCTCGGCGGGGTTGCGCCGTAATAGCGTGTGGAGGATGTCGCGCAGCGGCACGGGCAACCCTTCCGCCGCGCGCTCGACGTCCTCGGAGCGGTAGGCCATGGCGCACCAGATGGCGTCCTCGGCGAACGGCGGCAGCTCCGTCACCATAGACGCCACCGAGGCCGCGAGTGCCTGCTCCCGTTCCTCTTTCGATAGTCGCGCCTCCACATCCTCAATGCGCAGGTGGCCCGGGTCGTAGAGATGCCGCCCGGTGGCAAACTCCAGCAACGTGAGGCCCAGGGAGAAGAGGTCAGCCCGTGCGTCCACCACCTCCCCCAGCAACATCTCCGGCGCCGCGTAGAGAACTTCGCACTGAGGACGCGGGAGCGAGGTCGCCAGTCGGCCCGCCAAGCGCGAGAGGGCCACCCCGAAGTCCGTCAGCCGCACCTCGCCGTGCGGGCCCATGCGGATGCGGGCCGGGTTGATGTCGCGGTTGACGATGCCGAGCGGCTGACCTGCGTTATCCGTACGCGTATGCGCATAGTCCAGGGCCGCCGCGACTTCCGCGCCCACGTAGAGGATGAACGCCTCGGAGAAGTAGCGTCCGCACGCCTGGGCCACGCTCAGCAGCGTGTTGATTGTCAGTCCCTCGATGTTCTCCATCGCCACGCACAGCCCACAGGGAATTTCGAAGAGGCCGTGGACGCGAGCAATGCGTGGGTGCTGGAGGTACTGCGCCAGCCGGACTTCCTCCTCCAGGCGCGCTCGGGTGTGCCGGAACTTCTCGGTCATGCCCGCCACTTGCGGCAGAGGGACGCACTTGAGCACCACGCAAGTTCCGAGTCCCTGGGGCGTGCGGGTCTGGGCGAGAAGGACTCGCTCGCCGACACGGCCCTGCCCCAAGTCCCGGAAGAACTCGTAAGAGGTGTCGCCGTTCGTGAAGAGGACAACGCCCCCGGCATGCCGAGAGTCAGTCGGATTGGACATGGGCGGGAAGCTCCTGGTGCCCGCGCGAGAGTGATTCGCGCAAAGGCAGGCACAAGGTAACGCCAGCCCACTCCGGGCGGAACGACGTGACAGGTCAAAAATCTCCAGGGATTTGACCATTCGAGTCAAGGTGAGCAACAGGTCCTGTTGGGTTCTCCCTGGACGGTCGTACTCGACGCACCCCGTCAAAATGGACGCTCAAACCTGTTTCCCGGGCGACATAACCACTAGCCAACATTTTCTTTTATACTGGTTATTCCGTTCTACCTGATTCTCCGGTATAGGGATGCTTATCCTTACCCCCCCGAGGTGAACTCAATGAACGGTATGAAAGCGCTTTCACGGCTCCTGACCGCCCTGTGTGTGGCATCGCTCTCCGGCTGTGCGGAGGAGGAGGGCGTGCAGGCCGAGTCCACGGATCTGGGACAGAACAGCCAGGCGGAGCTCGGCTATGACCCTGGCTCGGGCTGGCACCTGGCGTGGTCGGACGAGTTCAACACCAGCAGCCTGAACACGGCGAACTGGACCCCGCTGACGAGCAACTGGGACCCCGTCACGGGCAACTGTGACTTCGGCACGGGCGAGCTGGAGTTCCCGCGGGCCCAGAACGTCACGGTGACCGGCGGCAAGCTGGTCATCTCCGCGCAGCGTACCTACGACAACCCGCGCGACTCGCGGTGTTCCGCGCGCTCGTTCTACTCGGGCCGTATCCACACCAAGGGCAAGGTGGAGAAGCGGTACGGGAAGATCGTCGCGAGCATCAAGGTGCCCTCGGGCTACGGCATGTGGCCGGCGTTCTGGACACTGGGCGCCGACATCTCCCAGGTGGGCTGGCCCAAGAGCGGTGAGCTCGACATCCTCGAGTGGCACTCCAACGAGCCCACGTGGATGAAGTCCGCCGTGCACTGGGACTCCAATGGCAACCAGGCCCACTGGGGCACGGGTGCCAGCGGTGGCTACAACCTCGCCGACTCCTTCCACATCTACGAGATGGAGTGGAACTCCGGCAGCATCATCTTCCGCCTGGACGGCCGGGTCGCCAACGCCACCTTCTACAACCCGGACACCGAGTTCCAGCAGAACCACTACATCATCCTGAACCTGGCGCTGGGCGGTAACTGGTACGGCTTCCCGAGCCCCGATGCCATCGCGCTGCCCGCGGGTCAGACGAAGACGATGGAGGTGGAGTGGGTGCGTTGGTACCAGCAGGGCAGCACCCCGCCGCCCACCGGCACCGCCATCACCAACCCGAGCTTCGAGTCCGGCATGACGGGCTGGGCGACGTGGTCGCCCAACGGCACCGAGTCCTCGGCCTTCAGCGAGACCTACAACGGCGCGCACACGGGCTCCTACCACCTGACGCACTGGCGCAGCTCGCCGTTCGAGGCGTGGACGTACCAGACGAAGAGCGGCCTCGCGAGCGGCAACTACAAGGTGCGCGCCTGGGTGCGCAAGTCGGGCAACTTCAACTTCTCCCGTCTGCAGATCAAGACCTGCGCCTCCTGCGCGCCGGCCTTCACGACGCTGGGCGACTACGGCGCCTGGACGCTGGTGGAGACGCCCGCCATCTCGGTGACCGGTGGCTACGTGGAGTTCGGCTTCCACTCCCAGTCCTCGGCGTCCGACAGCTCGCCCGCGCTCCACGCGGACGACGTCGAGCTGATCAAGCTCTAGCTGTCCCTCGCGGTGGTGCCGAACTGTCTCGCGCAGAGCGCCGCGAGCCAGTCCATGAAGACCCGCACGCGCGGCGGCACCTTGCGCTGGTAGGGATGCAACAAGGAGAGCGGTAGGAGGGGCGGGCGCGCGTTCGGGAGCACCTCGCGCAGCCGCCCCTCCGCCAGGTGCTCCGCGACGCGGTAGGCCGGCACCTGGATGAGCCCGAAGTGGGCCAGGCACCCGGCGGCATAGGCCTCCGAGTCCGTCACCGTCAGGACGCCGGACATGGAGACACTCTTCAGCTCGCCGCGCACGACGAACTCCAGCGGATAGGGCTTCCCGGTGGAGTGCTCCAGGTAGTTGACGGCCTGGTGCCGCTCCAGCGCCTCGAGGGAGCGGGGCTCGCCGCGCCGGGCGAGGT
This is a stretch of genomic DNA from Archangium violaceum. It encodes these proteins:
- a CDS encoding RCC1 domain-containing protein, coding for MQKVCWGKLHILVVLLSFGFACGPAPVEAGSTSIGTASPVRTDSQWSGILGNPVAGTGRIFHGGYQYTVALKVDGTAWAWGNNNSGQLGDGTDIHRSAPVQVQNLSGVAAIAAGGSHTMALKTDGTVWAWGQNADGRLGDGTNISRHTPIQAQGLSEVVAIAASDAHSLALKTDGTVWAWGYNGSGRLGDGTSISRYTPIQVQNFSGVAAIAVGGLHTMALKMDGTVWAWGGNVYGQLGDGTTTDRRVPTQIQGLSGVAAVVAGGAHAVALKTDGTLWAWGHNTSGQLGDGTKTNRSTPVQIQGLSGVAAIAAGGHHSLVLKADGTVWTWGDNRFGQLGDVTRTNRTTPVQVQGLSGVVAISAGGYHSLALKADGTIWAWGLNNTGQLGNGIMDGLSLTPVQVQGFQL
- a CDS encoding transposase codes for the protein MVRRTLEHALSSQWIDEVFEAQRAEPQVVRALVQGSAERLLPVVRPMKKQGPWAAGYQVRVLDGNHLPASEKRLEPLRNFRGAALPGQSLAVYAPELGLVVDVLPAEDAHAQERALMGPVLERVREGELWLADRNFSTSGILRAMEEKKAAFIIREHGVSPNPSALGEKQEVGRGQTGRVYEQAVRVEGERPLELRRIEVHLDEPTEDGETVIRLLTNVPAEKKSALEVAELYRKRWTIEGMFGELEAVLESEVRRLGKPRAALLAFGVAVLAYNALSVVKSAVEASHDLEASNMQVSTYYIAAEVKFTYGGMMVMVEPEEWAEQEVQSAEQLSADLLEMAKKVKPATLRKHPRAAKKKVKKGYAPGEAVRKHVATARVLKGEKLS
- a CDS encoding RCC1 domain-containing protein encodes the protein MSVETPVSRRRPPRRWLSFLPLVGGLLLSACGVSPEEGEASPGSRVQSLLATNPDRLRLAAGHHHSLFLSTGGDVRAWGSNDRAQLGDGTTVGRKLPVSTLGLASVTAIACDSGHGLALLADGTVRAWGYNDNGQLGDGTTTTRLAPVVVPSLSGVVAIASGGVHSLALLADGTVRAWGDNASGQLGDGSTTDRHVPGIVPGLSNVVAIAAGAQHSLALLSNGTVRAWGHNTVGQLGDGTQQGRTAPVAVSGLTNVVALAGGNFYSLAVRSDGTVFAWGSNGYGELGDGTMTSFRKLPAPVPGVAGAVAVSAGFTHSLALLSNGTVRAWGENFAGQAGNGTNSSRTMAVSVTGLTGVVAVAAGGNHSLALLSDGTVRSWGSNASGQLGDGGTTPRNVPGPVNGL
- a CDS encoding serine/threonine protein kinase gives rise to the protein MSNPTDSRHAGGVVLFTNGDTSYEFFRDLGQGRVGERVLLAQTRTPQGLGTCVVLKCVPLPQVAGMTEKFRHTRARLEEEVRLAQYLQHPRIARVHGLFEIPCGLCVAMENIEGLTINTLLSVAQACGRYFSEAFILYVGAEVAAALDYAHTRTDNAGQPLGIVNRDINPARIRMGPHGEVRLTDFGVALSRLAGRLATSLPRPQCEVLYAAPEMLLGEVVDARADLFSLGLTLLEFATGRHLYDPGHLRIEDVEARLSKEEREQALAASVASMVTELPPFAEDAIWCAMAYRSEDVERAAEGLPVPLRDILHTLLRRNPAERFATAAELETVMRARLTQLGPYSREDAVREVQRALVEAGDKLWELEVPEDEGGITVPLTASLSAGELLTATEPSGGSRTAAASSRHPDEVTTAPGGGPHRSSKQTPRKDGGPVEGEGGCRGAEEGR
- a CDS encoding glycoside hydrolase family 16 protein encodes the protein MKALSRLLTALCVASLSGCAEEEGVQAESTDLGQNSQAELGYDPGSGWHLAWSDEFNTSSLNTANWTPLTSNWDPVTGNCDFGTGELEFPRAQNVTVTGGKLVISAQRTYDNPRDSRCSARSFYSGRIHTKGKVEKRYGKIVASIKVPSGYGMWPAFWTLGADISQVGWPKSGELDILEWHSNEPTWMKSAVHWDSNGNQAHWGTGASGGYNLADSFHIYEMEWNSGSIIFRLDGRVANATFYNPDTEFQQNHYIILNLALGGNWYGFPSPDAIALPAGQTKTMEVEWVRWYQQGSTPPPTGTAITNPSFESGMTGWATWSPNGTESSAFSETYNGAHTGSYHLTHWRSSPFEAWTYQTKSGLASGNYKVRAWVRKSGNFNFSRLQIKTCASCAPAFTTLGDYGAWTLVETPAISVTGGYVEFGFHSQSSASDSSPALHADDVELIKL